One segment of Halococcus salsus DNA contains the following:
- a CDS encoding CPBP family intramembrane glutamic endopeptidase: MPKLLPLGGRRAVVLSGVIWGVWHWPIIMMGYNYPETPVLGTLAMVYFTVIAGVFLGWVTLRGGSVWPAVIGHAAINANAGIVLLLARNDPSRLLGPAMTGVVGSLPLAVLAVWLLQNTDALRPHRA; encoded by the coding sequence CTGCCAAAACTCCTTCCGCTCGGCGGTCGTCGGGCCGTCGTACTTTCGGGTGTGATCTGGGGCGTCTGGCACTGGCCAATAATCATGATGGGATACAACTATCCGGAAACACCGGTGCTCGGAACCCTCGCGATGGTCTACTTCACCGTCATCGCCGGCGTGTTCCTAGGGTGGGTGACGCTACGGGGCGGAAGCGTCTGGCCAGCCGTCATCGGTCACGCCGCGATCAACGCAAACGCCGGGATCGTGTTGCTCCTCGCACGAAACGACCCGAGTCGACTTCTCGGTCCCGCGATGACCGGCGTGGTCGGCTCGCTCCCGCTCGCAGTGCTCGCAGTATGGCTCCTCCAGAACACCGACGCACTTCGTCCGCATAGGGCTTGA